The Streptomyces sp. TLI_105 DNA segment GCAGGGGGCCGACGCGCGCGTACTCCTCGAATTCGGCCGGGCCGGCGAGATGCTGTCCCGCGAGGACGCCCTCCTCACCTCCGCCCACCTCACCGGCCGGCTCTCCGCCGACCGACTCCGCGACTTCTCCGGGGCCGTCGAGACCCGGCGCGCCCTCACCGACTCGGCCACCCCCGACCTGCCCGCCGCCGCGCGCACCGCCTGGGCCCGCCTCTCCGCCGGCGGCGACCACGCCCGGCTCACCCGGGCGGAGGACCGGGTCAGCGCCGCCGACCCGGGCCGCCCCGCCGCACAGGCGGTCACCTCCACCGAGTGGGACGACGCCCTCGCGGCCGTACACGGCGGACTCGCCGCGATCGAGACCGACGCGCGCCGCGCGGCCGCCGACCGCTCCGACCCCTTCGCCGGCGTCCTCACGGCGAGCGGTGCGGCGGTCGTCCTCGGTCTCGCCGCCGTCGCCGCCTCGCTCGTCATCTCCGTACGGATCGGTCGCGGCCTCGTCGTCGAGCTCGTCAGCCTCCGCAACACCGCCCTCGGCATCGCGCGCCGCAAACTCCCCGCCGCCATGCGCCGGCTCCGAGCGGGCGAGGAGATCGACGTCCAGGCCGAAGCGCCGCCCGGGCCCGTCTCCCAGGACGAGATCGGCCAGGTCGGCGAGGCACTCACCACCGTCCACCGCGCGGCGCTCTCCGCCGCCGTCGAACGCGCCGAACTCGCCAGCGGCATCTCCGGGGTGTTCGTCAACCTCGCCCGCCGCAGCCAGGTCCTCGTCCATCGCCAGCTCAACCTCCTGGACAGCATGGAACGGCGCGCCGACGATCCCAACGAGCTCGGCGACCTCTTCCGGCTCGACCACCTCACCACCCGTATGCGGCGCCACGCGGAGAGCCTGATCATCCTCTCCGGAGCCGCCCCCGGGCGCGCCTGGCGCATGCCCGTCCCCCTCACCAACGTCGTCCGCGCCGCCGTCTCCGAGATCGAGGACTACGCGCGCGTGGAGGTGCGCCGGCTTCCCGAGACGGCCGTCGTCGGCGGAGCCGTCGCCGACCTCACCCACCTCCTGGCCGAACTCATCGAGAACGCCGCCCAGTTCTCCCCGCCCCACACCAAGGTCCGGGTCAGCGGCGAACCCGTCGGCAACGGCTACGCCCTGGAGATCGAGGACCGGGGGCTCGGCATGGGCAAGGAGACCCTCGCCGAGGCGAACGCCCGTATCGCCCAGTCCGAGGCCCTCGACCTCTTCGACAGCGACCGGCTCGGCCTCTTCGTGGTCAGCCGCCTCTCCTCCCGCCACGACATCAAGGTCCATCTGAGGACGTCCCCCTACGGCGGTACGACCGCCGTCGTCCTGCTCCCGACCGACCTGCTCCAGGGCGCGCTGCCACCCGGCCGCGGCACGCCGGCGGCCGACTCCGACACGCCCCACGACGGAACCCCGCGCGCGGGGAGCCCCCGTACCCACACGTCGGGCGGGCCGGGTGCCGACGCCGCACGGAGCGGAGTCCGACCCGAAGGGGCCCCGTACGACGACAACGAACGCGCCGCGCGGGAGCGCGAGGAGGCGCGCCGCGCCGAGGCCCGCCGCTTCGGCCGGCCCCAGATCGCCCAGCCCGCCCCGCCCGCCGCCCCGACGAACCCCGCGCTCCCCGGGAACCCGGCCTCTCCCGCCGCGTCCGGACGCCGGGCCGCCCCGCAGCCGCAGACGGGAACGCGCCCCGCGAGCCTGTCCCAGCAGCCGGACGGATCGCGGCGCGCGGGCCCGCCGCAGTCCCCTCCGGCCTCCCGCCCGCAGCCGCCGGCACGCCCGACCGCCGTGCCCGCGCCCGCTCCCGCACCCGCCCTTTCCTCCGCACCCGCTCCCGCCTCCGCCGCAGTGACCGAACTCCGCCGACGCGACTCCTCCGTACCGACGCCTCCGGCGGAGCAGCCGCCCGCCGCACCGGCCGACCGGGCCGATGCGGGGAGCGAACTGCCCCGACGCGTACGACAGGCGAGTCTCGTTCCGCAGCTGCGCGAGGCACCCGCCCCGACACCGGTGTCCGCACCGGTCGCACCCGGCACGGACACGCGCACCCCGGAACAGGTCCGGGACCGGATGGCGGCGTACCGGGACGGCTGGCAGCGGGGCGGCGGCGCCGCCCCGGGCGCCAGGCGACCCCTCGGCACGGGCTTCGGAACCGACACGGGCCACGGCCTCGGCCACGGCACCGCACCTCTCGACCCTCGCTCCGAAGGAGACGACGCATGATCGACCACGAGCGGACCTCGCACCACCGGTCCGGCGAGCTGGACTGGCTCCTCGACGACCTCGTCATGCGGGTCCGCGAGGTCCGCCACACCGTGGTGCTCTCGAACGACGGACTCGCCGTGGGCGCCTCCAACGGGCTCAGCCGTGAGGACGCCGAGCACCTGGCCGCCATCGCCTCCGGCTTCCACAGCCTCGCCAAGGGCGCCGGACGGCAGTTCCACACCGGCGGAGTCCGCCAGACGATGGTCGAGATGGACGACGGCTTCCTCTTCGTCGCCGCGGCGGGAGACGGCTCCTGCCTCGCCGTCCTCAGCTCCGTGAGCGCCGACATCGGCCTCATCGCCTACGAGATGGCCCGGCTCGTGAAGCGCGTCGGCGAGCACCTGCACACCCCGCCGCGCCTCACGGTGACCCCGCCGGCCGCCGGCTGACCCGGAGAGACCCATGAACGACGACAGCGCCGGCGACGGCCCGCCCGTACCGGGCAGTCAGTGGTACGACGCCGACGCGGGACCGCTCGTACGTCCGTACGCGATGACCGGCGGACGGACCAAGCCGGGCCCCAGCAACGTACGGTTCGACCTCATCGCCCTCGTCGTCGTGGACGACGAGCCGCCCGGACCGGCAGAGGAAGCACTCCTCGGCCCCGAACACCGGTCCCTGCTGACCCTGTGCCGGGCCGAGACCCAGTCGGTGGCCGAACTCGCCGCCGACGCCGACCTGCCCGTCGGGGTCGTCCGGGTCCTCCTCGGCGACCTCCTCGAATCGGGCTTCGTGCGCGTCAGCCGACCCGTACCGCCCGCTCAGCTCCCTGACGAAAGAATCCTGAGGGAAGTAATCGATGGCCTACGAGCGCTCTGAGAGCACCGGCGAGGGCGACGCAGCGGACACCTCCGCCCTCGCGCTGAAGATCCTGGTCGCCGGCGGATTCGGCGTCGGGAAGACCACCCTCGTCGGCGCGGTCAGCGAGATCCGGCCCCTGCGCACGGAGGAACAGCTCAGCAGGGCCGGGGAACTCGTCGACGACACCGGTGGCGTCGACCAGAAGACCACCACGACCGTCGCCATGGACTTCGGCCGCATCACGATCCGCTCCGGGCTCTCGCTCTACCTCTTCGGCACGCCCGGCCAGGACCGGTTCTGGTTCCTCTGGGACGAGCTGTCGCAGGGCGCCCTGGGGGCCGTCGTCCTCGCCGACACGCGACGCCTGGAGGACTGCTTCCCGGCGGTCGACTACTTCGAGCACCGGAAGATCCCCTTCGTGGTCGCGGTCAACTGCTTCACGGGCGCGCGTGCGTACGGGGCGCACGACGTGTCCCGCGCCCTCGACCTGGACCGCGGCACGCCCGTCGTGCTGTGCGACGCGCGCGACCGCGACTCGGGGAAGGAAGTGCTGATCCGTCTGGTCGAGTACGCGGGGCGGATGCACACCGCCCGGCTCCTGGACACGGTCGGCTGAGGTGGCGTCACCGCGTCCGCGGCACGCGCGGGCGTGGTGTGGTGCTTGCCCTGTCCACGACAGTGCGTAAGGCTTGCGGCGATACGCGGACCACGACGGGACGGACCACGCAGGCCTTGAGGACCACCAGGGTCCGGGCCGAGGGGGCCGCAACCGCTAGGGGGAGGACCACTGATGGCGTTGGACAAGGAACTGGACTGGCTCCTGGACGACCTGACGCAGCGGGTCGGATACATACGGCACGCACTGGTGCTGTCGAACGACGGCCTGGTGACGGGCGCGAGCAGCGGACTCGTCCGCGAGGACGCCGAGCACCTGGCGGCCGTCTCCTCCGGTCTGCACAGCCTCGCACGGGGCTCGGGGCGGCACTTCAGGGCGGGCCGGGCACGGCAGACGATGGTGGAGTTCGACGACGCGCTGCTCTTCGTGACGGCGGCGGGCGAGGGCAGCTGCCTGTGTGTCCTGAGCGCGGCGGAGGCGGACGTCGGTCAGGTGGCGTACGAGATGACGCTGCTGGTCAACCGGGTCGGCGAACACCTCGGCGTGGCGGCGCGGCAGCCCGGCCTCCCGGGCGGCGGCGTGCTCTGACGCTGCTGCCCGGAGTTGTCCACAGGTCGTTTTCCACAGGCGGTGCGGCTGTCGTCACTCTGCGTTACGTTCTTCTGTGTGGGCCCGAGAGGCCCGCTGCCTGAAGAGGACACGGACGCAGGGGGAGGGCCGCGAAATGACGGTGGACGAAGGAGCGCGCACGGTGGCACCGGGGCGGGCCGCGCAGGAACTGGAGCTGAGGCGCGACGAGTTCCGGCTCGCGGTCCAGCTCGGCTTGGTGAGGACGGTGCCGGCCGGCGAAGGGGAGCGGCGGCGGGTCGAGCGGCGCGAGCTCGACCGCCTCAGGGCCGCCCCGGACTTCCCCGCCGGCCTGCGCGAGCGGGTGCGCGCGGTCGGTACGGGGGAGGCCGCCGCCCTCCTCGGAATCACCGCCGACCGGTTCACCCGGCTGGCCCGGACGGGACACATCAGCCCGGTGCGGTTCTCGCTGAACCGGTACCGGATGGTGGTGTGGCTGTATCTGGCGCAGGAGGTCGTCGAGTTCGGCCTCACCTGCCCGGCTCTCCTCACCGGGCGGCTGCCGCTGTACCTCCGCGAGCGTCTCGCCGCGCACGAGGACCTGCGGGCGAGGAACTGGCGGGCGCGGCGGCTCTCCCTGTTGCTCCGAGCCACCGAGGACCCCTGGGCGCGCGCCGCCGCCATCGCCTCCCTGCTCGACCCGGTCCAGGTGGCCGAGGTCGTCGACGATCCGTACGAGCGCACGCACCTCGACCGGTTGCGCCCGCCTCCGCCGCCCGGGATGCCGGTGCCGCCGGTCGCGCGGGAGATCGCCGAGCGGCTG contains these protein-coding regions:
- a CDS encoding sensor histidine kinase — protein: MRTPRKTKDAEAATPPPAAARGRRAHAGPPADEPGDRTPGTPPTAGHAGTATPGAAGGGAGATAQPSGPISGRPYARSGAPAGPPPPDEHRVRPAFHGLRPRSVRAKIVSLLMVPVVSLFALWGFATVTTAQDVAGLRRLQRVDAEIREPVTAALTALQAERRAAVRQVAAPGTARAAELKDRIRRTDEAVARLRLDGSHTVGDTGDLPGDVAVRVSAFVGKVEGLARLRTAAADGRADWDQVYEEYTDAVSAAFAVDGALTGIQDAEQGADARVLLEFGRAGEMLSREDALLTSAHLTGRLSADRLRDFSGAVETRRALTDSATPDLPAAARTAWARLSAGGDHARLTRAEDRVSAADPGRPAAQAVTSTEWDDALAAVHGGLAAIETDARRAAADRSDPFAGVLTASGAAVVLGLAAVAASLVISVRIGRGLVVELVSLRNTALGIARRKLPAAMRRLRAGEEIDVQAEAPPGPVSQDEIGQVGEALTTVHRAALSAAVERAELASGISGVFVNLARRSQVLVHRQLNLLDSMERRADDPNELGDLFRLDHLTTRMRRHAESLIILSGAAPGRAWRMPVPLTNVVRAAVSEIEDYARVEVRRLPETAVVGGAVADLTHLLAELIENAAQFSPPHTKVRVSGEPVGNGYALEIEDRGLGMGKETLAEANARIAQSEALDLFDSDRLGLFVVSRLSSRHDIKVHLRTSPYGGTTAVVLLPTDLLQGALPPGRGTPAADSDTPHDGTPRAGSPRTHTSGGPGADAARSGVRPEGAPYDDNERAAREREEARRAEARRFGRPQIAQPAPPAAPTNPALPGNPASPAASGRRAAPQPQTGTRPASLSQQPDGSRRAGPPQSPPASRPQPPARPTAVPAPAPAPALSSAPAPASAAVTELRRRDSSVPTPPAEQPPAAPADRADAGSELPRRVRQASLVPQLREAPAPTPVSAPVAPGTDTRTPEQVRDRMAAYRDGWQRGGGAAPGARRPLGTGFGTDTGHGLGHGTAPLDPRSEGDDA
- a CDS encoding roadblock/LC7 domain-containing protein, which translates into the protein MIDHERTSHHRSGELDWLLDDLVMRVREVRHTVVLSNDGLAVGASNGLSREDAEHLAAIASGFHSLAKGAGRQFHTGGVRQTMVEMDDGFLFVAAAGDGSCLAVLSSVSADIGLIAYEMARLVKRVGEHLHTPPRLTVTPPAAG
- a CDS encoding DUF742 domain-containing protein; this translates as MNDDSAGDGPPVPGSQWYDADAGPLVRPYAMTGGRTKPGPSNVRFDLIALVVVDDEPPGPAEEALLGPEHRSLLTLCRAETQSVAELAADADLPVGVVRVLLGDLLESGFVRVSRPVPPAQLPDERILREVIDGLRAL
- a CDS encoding ATP/GTP-binding protein; this translates as MAYERSESTGEGDAADTSALALKILVAGGFGVGKTTLVGAVSEIRPLRTEEQLSRAGELVDDTGGVDQKTTTTVAMDFGRITIRSGLSLYLFGTPGQDRFWFLWDELSQGALGAVVLADTRRLEDCFPAVDYFEHRKIPFVVAVNCFTGARAYGAHDVSRALDLDRGTPVVLCDARDRDSGKEVLIRLVEYAGRMHTARLLDTVG
- a CDS encoding roadblock/LC7 domain-containing protein, which produces MALDKELDWLLDDLTQRVGYIRHALVLSNDGLVTGASSGLVREDAEHLAAVSSGLHSLARGSGRHFRAGRARQTMVEFDDALLFVTAAGEGSCLCVLSAAEADVGQVAYEMTLLVNRVGEHLGVAARQPGLPGGGVL
- a CDS encoding DUF6397 family protein → MTVDEGARTVAPGRAAQELELRRDEFRLAVQLGLVRTVPAGEGERRRVERRELDRLRAAPDFPAGLRERVRAVGTGEAAALLGITADRFTRLARTGHISPVRFSLNRYRMVVWLYLAQEVVEFGLTCPALLTGRLPLYLRERLAAHEDLRARNWRARRLSLLLRATEDPWARAAAIASLLDPVQVAEVVDDPYERTHLDRLRPPPPPGMPVPPVAREIAERLTLADDPDEILWHRLSLALALDEARAERQAPHPGETRAVGVGASASTVPLAGPVRAEAVAMVPVAGEVVPEVPVHGVPATAASGPAAPVSMPAVPAVPVPTAPVPAAPVPTVLLPAVPVPAASVPAGRAVAIDPSAGRPVRTRFLERFRRGRAAGAARSRRRRRPVAWP